In Ciconia boyciana chromosome 3, ASM3463844v1, whole genome shotgun sequence, a genomic segment contains:
- the KBTBD11 gene encoding kelch repeat and BTB domain-containing protein 11: MEGSGAAEEEESGAGPGAPPPPPPPTPAAPCGFSSSLCFSASAAEPQPPAGGGRVVESQWEINNAACQPEEEEEEAVGTRERPTEEPDLVIEVSGRRIRAHKSVLAAKSDYFRARASRDVLRVKGVSYGALRLLIDYVYTARMGEVRHDNLAEVVSGARVLQMPCALHCAAEAMRAQLCLDNCYQLLCLAKKQRLAELREAAYRFMSDHYLEVLREPSVYGRLSGTERDLILQRRMEAGRPCLLVAEVSDAFERPGGSSRPQSRESSRPQSPSSVVSLEESGSLIHCYQEASGEWRVLTRLPEEANAKGCAMCVLHNYLFLAGGIAAGPAGGEPRARLSDKVFCYNPLTDTWSQVRPLAQPRSQLKLLALDGYLYAVGGECLFTVERYDPRADRWSPVAPLPKGAFAVAHEATTCNGEIYVSGGSLFYRLLKYDPKRDEWQECPYNSSRRRSADMVAFKSFIYRFDVSSSRGGEQGPGGGTGGGVEVFRYNTVAKRWSQCASLRPSGGPIQPFRCAPLGNTIYCVNRTGTLRFSLAQDGEVEADGGLKGTFDGELLKAPLDAKGVLLPFVLTLPERFDKAGDQEGSLPL; this comes from the coding sequence ATGGAGGGCAGCGGcgcggcggaggaggaggagagcggggccgggcccggcgccccgccgccgccgcccccgcccacCCCGGCCGCCCCCTGCGGCTTCAGCTCCTCCCTCTGCTTCAGCGCCAGCGCTGCCGAGCCGCAGccgcccgccggcggcggccgggtGGTGGAGAGCCAGTGGGAGATCAACAACGCCGCCTGCCagccggaggaggaggaagaggaggcggTGGGGACGCGGGAGCGGCCGACGGAGGAGCCCGACCTGGTGATCGAGGTGTCGGGGCGTCGCATCCGGGCGCACAAGTCGGTGCTGGCGGCCAAGAGCGACTATTTCCGCGCCCGCGCCTCACGGGACGTCCTGCGGGTGAAGGGGGTGAGCTACGGCGCGCTGCGGCTTCTCATCGACTACGTGTACACGGCCCGCATGGGCGAGGTGCGGCACGACAACCTGGCCGAGGTGGTGAGCGGCGCCCGTGTCCTCCAGATGCCTTGCGCCCTGCACTGTGCCGCCGAGGCCATGCGCGCCCAGCTCTGCCTCGACAACTGCTAccagctcctctgcctggcCAAGAAGCAGCGGCTAGCGGAGCTGCGGGAGGCCGCCTACCGCTTCATGAGTGACCACTACCTGGAGGTGCTGCGGGAGCCCAGCGTCTACGGCCGCCTCAGTGGCACTGAGCGGGACCTCATCCTGCAGCGGCGCATGGAGGCTGGCCGGCCTTGCTTGCTCGTGGCCGAGGTCAGTGATGCCTTTGAGCGGCCGGGTGGCAGCAGCCGGCCACAGAGTCGCGAGAGCAGCCGACCCCAGAGCCCCTCCTCCGTGGTGTCGCTGGAGGAGAGTGGCTCTCTCATCCACTGCTACCAGGAGGCCAGTGGTGAGTGGAGGGTGCTGACACGCCTGCCCGAGGAGGCCAATGCCAAGGGCTGTGCCATGTGTGTCCTCCACAACTACCTCTTCCTAGCAGGGGGCATTGCGGCAGGGCCGGCAGGTGGTGAGCCTCGGGCCCGCCTCTCCGACAAGGTCTTCTGCTACAACCCCCTCACTGACACCTGGAGCCAGGTGCGGCCGCTGGCTCAGCCCCGCTCGCAGCTCAAGCTGCTGGCCCTGGACGGTTACCTCTATGCTGTGGGGGGCGAGTGCCTCTTCACTGTGGAGAGGTACGACCCGCGTGCTGACCGCTGGAGCCCTGTGGCACCTCTGCCCAAAGGTGCCTTTGCCGTGGCTCACGAGGCCACCACCTGCAACGGGGAGATCTATGTGTCGGGAGGCTCCCTCTTCTACCGCCTGCTCAAGTATGACCCCAAGCGTGATGAGTGGCAGGAGTGCCCTTACAACAGCAGCCGCCGGCGCTCCGCTGACATGGTGGCCTTCAAGAGCTTCATCTACCGCTTCGACGTGAGCAGCAGCCGCGGTGGGGAGCAGGGCCCAGGCGGCGGGACTGGTGGTGGAGTCGAAGTTTTCCGGTACAACACGGTGGCCAAGCGCTGGAGCCAGTGTGCCAGCCTGCGGCCCAGTGGTGGCCCCATCCAGCCCTTCCGCTGTGCCCCCTTGGGCAACACCATCTACTGCGTCAACCGGACCGGCACCCTCCGCTTCAGCCTAGCCCAGGACGGTGAGGTGGAAGCGGACGGCGGGCTGAAGGGCACCTTTGACGGGGAGCTTCTTAAAGCCCCCTTGGATGCCAAGGGTGTCCTGCTACCCTTTGTGCTCACCCTGCCCGAGAGATTTGACAAAGCGGGGGACCAGGAGGGCTCCCTCCCGCTGTGA